DNA sequence from the Oligoflexus sp. genome:
GGGCTCCAAGGCGTTCGAGCGCGGCCATGATAGCCGCCGAACGTGATGGAGCTGTAACGTAAAGCAGATACTGCCGCATGATCATTTTCCTTTGAAAGCCCGCAACTCTTCGAGCAGACGCTTCGCGCTGACCTTGCCTGTCAGCTTGCGGCTCTTGCTCAGATCGCCGTCAGGAGGAACCATGACCAAAGTCGGAAGCCCTGGCATTTCGTACTTTTCTGCAAGAGCCATATCAGCGTCTGAACTCTGGGTCATGTCAAGTTTAACGGTAACCCATTCGTCCTGCAGCAAGGAAATCACTTCGGGGTCCTGGAATGTCGTCTTATCCATTTCCTTGCACGCGATGCACCAGTCGGCCCAGCCATCGATGAGGATGGGGCGGCCGGTTTTCTGCGCCTCGGTGTACGCTGTGCTTTCGTCCTTCAGCCAATGAAGTTTCGTAGCGATATCGCTGCCCGACAGCCACTGAATCCCCGCAAAGAGCGAGCACCCGAGAATAATGGTCGGCGCGAGCTGAACACCCTTGCGCAGAATCAAAGACGCGTCGCGGACGATCAGAATCAGGATCGGCAGAGTGATGATGAGAAGACCTATGAAGAGTTTGAACCAGTATCCTTGCAAAGGTTTGATCCACTCCTGCAAAGGATTTTTCAGATAGTAAAGAGCGAGGGCGAACATGGCGGCCGAGAAGATGATTTTCACGGCGACCTGGATGCGGGGGCTGACTTTAAAGGCGCTGACCCGCTTGGCCGCCATTCCGAGGAAGACGTAAGGCAAAGCGAAGCCGACGCTATAGAGGAAAAAGAGCCCCAGCGACTGCGAGGTGCTATTCAGCGTCGTGGCGTACGCAAGCAAAGCGCCCATGATGGGACCTGTGCAGGGAGCGGCGACCAGTCCAGCGCCCGCGCCCATTCCAAAGGCATTCAGGAACGAGGATTTTCCAGCGCCCATTTGCGAGCCGAAGGCCTGCAGCTTGCTCAAATCACCGAAGCCGAGCATGGTGAGCCCGAGCAGACCGAAAACAAGGGCGAAGCCTACGTTCACCCAGGGATTGGCGAGCACGGAACCAAACACGCCGCCACCCAGAGTCGCAAGCAGTCCAAGGCCTGTATAGGTGACGACGATACCCAGAGCGTAAACGAGGGTGGACGCGAGGCGCGCATGACCCTGCTGCGCCAGGAGCCTTAAAGTAATGGGAATCATCGGGAAAACACAGGGGGTCAGGTTAGTGGCAATGCCGCCGAGGAAGACGACGAGCAGCACAACGCCCCAGGAAAGTTTGCCGCTTTTCAATTGCTCGGCATACTGCTCTTCCGTGGTGAGATCATCGCTGCTTGCGCCTTCGCTGATTTTAGCCGCGGAATCATCCGGATTCGAAAGATCCTGGAGCGTTCCGCTGGCGGTCGGTGTTGCCGTGGCTTCTTCGTTGTAGACTGGAATCTTGAGGTCTTCGGTATAGGGAAAAAGACAAATCTGATGGGTGCAGCCGAGAAACGTCACGCTGAGTGGCAGTGTTGTTTCGGTGTATTTCTGGGTACCGGTCAGCTCAATCTCGAAATCGCCTCCATCGTAGACTTCCACCTGGCCTTCACCCATCGGATCGTCCTGCAGGCGTGCGGTCGGAGCGGATTTAATGGCGACAATGAAATCGCCGGGCGCGCGCAATTCCAATCTACTTTTATAAATGGCGAAATTATCCTTGGTACGAAGACGCAGTCCGACCAGCAGGTGACCGTCGCGGTCCTGCACAGCCTGCACACCTTCCCAGATAATGACGTCATTTGGTCGTATGTCGAGCCTGGTCTTGGCGTTCGGATCGAGATCCTGAGCCTCAAGGCCTTGGACGGATAAAGTCAAAAAGGCGATCATACAAAGCAGCAGGCGGATACATTTCAAAACCAGACTCCTCATCTACAGGGTTCTCATTTCTTATAACCGACGGACTTGTCCGGGGGAAGCCGGACGGGCTCCAAGGCCAGCTCTGGTCAAAGTTCTCTTGACTTGACGGGGACTTTCCCGTACTAGAGAAGTTCGCTTAGGGCAAGATTCGCCAAAAAAGCTGTAAAAACCAGAATCATCAACGTTTAAATGGATACCCGACATGGCTCAGACTACAAAGACGAAATATCAGGAAAAGTTTCGTTTGAAGAAAGGCGACGAAGTCGTCATCCTCACCGGCAAATCCAAAGGCGGTGTTGGCAAGATCGATCGCGTTGACTTCAAGAAGAACGCAGTCTTTGTCGCCGGTCAAAACATTTTCAAAAAACATAGCCGTCCTGGTGCCGATGGCACTGAAGGTGGCATCATCGACAAAGCCATGCCTGTGCACATCAGCAACGTGGCCTTGGTCGATCCCAAGTCCAAGAAAAGAACAGGAATCGCCTACCAAGGCCAGAAGAGCGAAAAAGTCCGCGTAGCGAAAGCTTCGAAGACCGTTCTGAGCTGATTCCTTCACGACGCTTGAAAATTAAATCGTCTCAAAAAGCCGAAGCATGCTGTGTTTCGGCTTTTTGCTTTTTTTCCACGGATCTCGCCGAACTTAAATTCTACCGCAAGTTGCCTGATATTCCTTCGCGTTTTATTGCGCTGCTCGTTCGCGTGAAGTCCTACGGTCTTTTGGATTTCACGCGGTGTACAAAGGTAAAAAAAAACCAGCTTTCGGTTGCTTCCCTTTGCGGAGTTATGATGTAATAGGCCGGATTTTAAAATGCGTTATCGTCGCAATATGGACCTCAGTAGGTGCTAGATGAAGTTTTTCCGGGTGGGTTTTCTTTCTATTTCCCTTGCAGCCCTTTTCGCTCCTGGTCACGCTATGTCTCAGGATGAAGGTCGGGGCGAACGTGCCTATAAACTCTGTACCTATTGTCATGGGGAGCAGGGTGAAGGGCGTCAGGATTTGGCATCGCCCTCGATTGCAGGCTTGCCAGAGTGGTATCTGAAGGCTCAGCTCACGAAGTTCTCGGAAGGTGCGCGGGGTCTTCACCCGCAGGATCTGGGCGGAATGAAAATGCGTCCCATGGCGCGGACTCTTTTTGCCAATCAGAACGACATCGACGCCGTGTCTAAATACGTCGCCGGTCTGCCCCGTCCGCAGCTGCAGCCTACTGTCAAAGGCCGTCCTATCAAAGGCCAGGCTACGTTCCAGGTTTGTGTTTCCTGTCACGGCGAGAACGCCCAGGGCAACCAGGCACTCAACGCGCCTCCTTTGGCCGGTGCCAGCGACTGGTATCTCGTCACTCAGCTGAAGAATTTCAAAGCGGGTATTCGCGGCGGCGATCCAGTCAAGGATCCCACGGGCGCCAGCATGCGGCCTATGGCCACTGCGCTCAGTCCTAAGGCCATGGCTGATGTTGTTTCGTACATCAACCTGCTTCATCAAAAACAGCAGCAACAACCAAAACAATAAGACTTGAGGATGCCCGGTGAAATCGGATGACGCTGATCAGCTGAGTAAGAAGTTGTTTTACATCATCGTTGCGGGGGTCGTAGCTTACGGCGCCGCAGTGCTGTATTTTGTTTTGCGCTAAGACGTTGAGGGATAAGATATTATGCTGGATTTTATGTCTCTATTGCGTGAAAGCGCGTCGACCTTCGCTCGTGACATTGACCACCTGATCGCCTGGGTTGCGATCCTCGGCGGCTTCTGGTGGCTGATCGCCGAAGGCGTTTTGGTCTGGCTGATTGTTAAATTCCGCCATAAAGAAGGCGTTCGCGCCCAGTACATCACAGGCGAAAAGAAAGAGGAAATGAAGTGGATTCATTGGCCTCACAACTTGATTCTGCTCTGTGACGTCGCCATCATCATCATGGCTATCAATGTTTGGTACAACGTGAAGCAGAAGCTGCCTCCTGCCGATGACACGATCCGCGTGATCGGTCAGCAGTGGTCCTGGCGTTTCGTGCATTCCGGCAAGGATGGTATCCTCGGCACGCCTGATGACGTGGAAACGGTCGAAGACCTGCACGTTCAGGTCGGCAAGACCTACCATTTCAAACTGGAAACGACGGACGTTCTGCACAACTTCTCGGTCCCGGTCTTCCGTCTGAAACAGGACTCCATCCCCGGTCGCGTGATCACAGGCTGGTTCAAGCCCACGATGACGGGTACCTTCGACATCCAGTGCGCAGAGATGTGCGGGATTGGTCACGGTATCATGATGGGCCGCATCCATGTGCAGACGCCTGAAGAATACGACCAGTGGCTGTCGACCCAACAGAAAGTTGCCCAATCACACTGATGATTTGAATCTCGCTTAACGATTAGGTGAAACATGTCAAGCACGCACGCAGCACATCACGACGATCATCACCATATGAGCTTTTGGCAGAAATACGTCTTTTCTGTCGATCACAAGGTCATTGGGATGCAGTACCTCCTCACCGGTATCCTTATGGGTGTTATCGGTGCTTATATGTCCTATGTTTTCCGTATGCAGCTCGCTTTCCCTGGTAAAGAAGTCCCCTTCTTCGGCCTCGTGACCGCTGCTGAATACAACGCTCTGATCACCAACCACGGTTCGATCATGATTTTCTGGTTCGCGATGCCTGTCTTGATCGCGGCCTTCGGCAACTTCCTGATTCCGCTCATGATCGGTGCGGATGATATGGTGTTCCCCCGCATCAACCGCCTTTCGTACCAGATCTTCCTTCTGTCCGCAGTGATCCTGATCGTCAGCTTCTTCGTTCCAGGCGGCGGTTTCGGTGGAGCCTGGACCGCGTATCCGCCTCTGTCGGCCAAGGCCGAATATAACCTGACGCCATGGGGTTCGAGTCTCTGGCTTCTGGCGGTGGCTTTGGAATTCGTGGCCTTCCTCCTGGGTGGTATCAACTTCATTACGACTCTGATGAACTCGCGTGCCAAGGGCATGAAGTATCTGGATATCCCCATCGTTCTGTGGATGATCGTGATCGCCAGCATTCTCTTCATGGCTTCGGTTGGTCCGCTGATCGCCGGCGCTATCATGCTCCTCTTTGACCAGCTCATCGGCACGGGCTTCTTTGATCCCTCCCGCGGCGGCGACCCTGTCCTGTGGCAGCATTTGTTCTGGTTCTTCGGTCACCCCGAGGTTTACGTCGTTCTTCTTCCTGCCATGGGTATCGTGGCTGAAGTGATGACGACCTTCTCGCGCAAAAAACTCTTTGCCTATAAAACCGTCCTTTTCACCACGATCGCAACCGGTGTCTTGAGCTTCTTTGTTTGGGCTCACCATCAGTTCATCGCCGGTATCGACCCGCGCATGGCGAACATCTTCACGGTCACGACCGTTTTGATCTCGATCCCCATCGCGGAAATGCTCTTCGTTTACATCGCGACTCTTTACGGCGGGTCGATCCGCTTCACCACTGCCATGCTTTTCGCCCTGGCGTTCCTGGCCACCTTCCTCATCGGTGGTGTGACCGGTATCTTCCTGGGTGCCAGCGGCGCGGATATCTACTTCCATGATACCTACTTCGTGATCGCGCACTTCCACTACACCTTCGTGCCGATCGCTGTGATCGCGGTGTTTGCGGGTATCTATTACTGGTTCCCGAAAATGTTCGGTCGTTTCATGAACGAGACTTTGGGTAAAATTCACTTCTGGGGTACCTTCCTCCCGTTCAACACGATCTTCCTGCCTCTGTTCTTTACAGGCGCAGCAGGTGACCACCGCCGTATCTTCACCTATGCGAATTTCCCTCAGCTGGCGACACCAGGTCTGCAGGATCTCCGCATTATCGCGACCGTTTCGGTTGTGATCCTGATCTGCTTCCAATTCCTCTTTTTCTGGAACTTCTTCTACAGCATGTTCCGTGGTGCCAAAGCCGGCAAGAACCCATGGAATGCGAACACCTTGGAATGGGTTGCTCCGTCGCCGCCTCCACATGGTAACTTTGATGTGTTCCCTGAAGTGTATCGGGGTCCTTATGAGTTCAGTGTGCCAGGTCGCGCTCAAGATTTCTGGCCACAAAACGAGAAAGCCTAATCTGCAGAGGAAGAGAACGTGGGAATGCAAACTCCAGTAGCGACGGGTCGCAGTGTAACAGGTATACCAACAGGCCGCTTGGCGGTCTGGTGGGTCATTGGGTCGGAGATCGTGATCTTCGGCGGTCTTCTGATGTACTATATTATGCTGCGTAATAAGTACGATTATTGGGCTGAAAGTTCGGCGCATACTGCCACCATGGCTGGCGCGTTGAACACCTTCATCCTTTTGACTTCGTCATTGTTTATTGTTCTGGCTCACTACTATGCTGAGAAGAAGGATCACCTGAAATCCTTCAAGTACATTTGGATGACGATCGCCGGTGGTCTTGGCTTCCTCGTGGTAAAATCCATTGAGTGGACCAACGAAATCATGTCCGGTTATACGATCACTTCGGAACTGTTCTGGTCCTTCTATTATACAGCTGCCGGGATCCATGCCGTCCACGTTATCGCGGGTATGGTGATCATGGGAATTATCTCCTTCGATGTTCTGCAGAAGAAAAACATGCATCGCGTCGAACTTATCGGTATCTACTGGCACTTTGTGGATATCGTCTGGATCTTTCTGTTCCCCTTGCTCTATATCGCGAAATGATTGGTTGGGAGGCTTAAATGGCAGATCACGCGCATAACGAAGAACATCACGGTCCGGCTTTTTACGTTAAGATTTACTGGGTCCTTCTGGCCCTTCTTGTGGTCAGTATCATCGGTCCGGAGCTGGGCAATCGGCACTTGACCTTGATTACCGCGTTTGGTATCGCCATCGTCAAGGCTCTGATGGTGGCTGCGTACTTCATGCATCTGAAGATCGAAAAGAAGTACATCTGGTATATGCTCTATACCATGCTCCTCATGGTTTTCCTGTTCTTCCTTGGTACCGCGGCTGACACCATGAAGCCCGATGGAAACAACTGGAGAAACGAAGCCGCCCATCGGCTGATTGAGCAGCACAAGGGCAGCACGCCAGCGCCCCATTGATTTTTGAAATTTACAGCGTGCCCGGTCGTGCCATACGGCCGGGTTGCTTGTCCCTCAAGGAGTCCCTATGGCTCAGACTATGAGTCTATCCGCGGGATCAAGACCTGCTCGCAAGACTGCCATCCCCAGTAGCGTTTTTGGTATGCTGATTTTCGTTACGACGGAGATCATGTTCTTTTTCGCCTTGGTCAGCTCGCATACTGTGATCAAGTCCACAGCCGGCGTCTGGTCTCCGCCTGAATCCGTACGTCTGCCGATCCTGACCACGGGCTTTAATACTCTCGTGCTTCTGAGCAGCGGTGTGTTCCTGTTCCTGGCTGGTCGCAATTTCGGCAAAGAAAAGGCCCGTACTCTTTTTGCTTTGGCGATCGTCACCGGACTCTTCTTTGTCACGCTTCAGGGATATGAGTGGATCCAGCTGATTCGC
Encoded proteins:
- a CDS encoding cytochrome C oxidase subunit IV family protein; translation: MADHAHNEEHHGPAFYVKIYWVLLALLVVSIIGPELGNRHLTLITAFGIAIVKALMVAAYFMHLKIEKKYIWYMLYTMLLMVFLFFLGTAADTMKPDGNNWRNEAAHRLIEQHKGSTPAPH
- the rplX gene encoding 50S ribosomal protein L24 — its product is MAQTTKTKYQEKFRLKKGDEVVILTGKSKGGVGKIDRVDFKKNAVFVAGQNIFKKHSRPGADGTEGGIIDKAMPVHISNVALVDPKSKKRTGIAYQGQKSEKVRVAKASKTVLS
- a CDS encoding cytochrome c oxidase subunit 3, with translation MQTPVATGRSVTGIPTGRLAVWWVIGSEIVIFGGLLMYYIMLRNKYDYWAESSAHTATMAGALNTFILLTSSLFIVLAHYYAEKKDHLKSFKYIWMTIAGGLGFLVVKSIEWTNEIMSGYTITSELFWSFYYTAAGIHAVHVIAGMVIMGIISFDVLQKKNMHRVELIGIYWHFVDIVWIFLFPLLYIAK
- a CDS encoding cytochrome c oxidase subunit 3, yielding MAQTMSLSAGSRPARKTAIPSSVFGMLIFVTTEIMFFFALVSSHTVIKSTAGVWSPPESVRLPILTTGFNTLVLLSSGVFLFLAGRNFGKEKARTLFALAIVTGLFFVTLQGYEWIQLIRYGLTMTSGVFGATFFLLVGSHGLHAASGVLAMMIVYRLMSRGRINSDHFKALQIFWFFIVLIWPLFYGLVYF
- a CDS encoding protein-disulfide reductase DsbD family protein, with translation MKCIRLLLCMIAFLTLSVQGLEAQDLDPNAKTRLDIRPNDVIIWEGVQAVQDRDGHLLVGLRLRTKDNFAIYKSRLELRAPGDFIVAIKSAPTARLQDDPMGEGQVEVYDGGDFEIELTGTQKYTETTLPLSVTFLGCTHQICLFPYTEDLKIPVYNEEATATPTASGTLQDLSNPDDSAAKISEGASSDDLTTEEQYAEQLKSGKLSWGVVLLVVFLGGIATNLTPCVFPMIPITLRLLAQQGHARLASTLVYALGIVVTYTGLGLLATLGGGVFGSVLANPWVNVGFALVFGLLGLTMLGFGDLSKLQAFGSQMGAGKSSFLNAFGMGAGAGLVAAPCTGPIMGALLAYATTLNSTSQSLGLFFLYSVGFALPYVFLGMAAKRVSAFKVSPRIQVAVKIIFSAAMFALALYYLKNPLQEWIKPLQGYWFKLFIGLLIITLPILILIVRDASLILRKGVQLAPTIILGCSLFAGIQWLSGSDIATKLHWLKDESTAYTEAQKTGRPILIDGWADWCIACKEMDKTTFQDPEVISLLQDEWVTVKLDMTQSSDADMALAEKYEMPGLPTLVMVPPDGDLSKSRKLTGKVSAKRLLEELRAFKGK
- a CDS encoding cytochrome c oxidase subunit I, translated to MSFWQKYVFSVDHKVIGMQYLLTGILMGVIGAYMSYVFRMQLAFPGKEVPFFGLVTAAEYNALITNHGSIMIFWFAMPVLIAAFGNFLIPLMIGADDMVFPRINRLSYQIFLLSAVILIVSFFVPGGGFGGAWTAYPPLSAKAEYNLTPWGSSLWLLAVALEFVAFLLGGINFITTLMNSRAKGMKYLDIPIVLWMIVIASILFMASVGPLIAGAIMLLFDQLIGTGFFDPSRGGDPVLWQHLFWFFGHPEVYVVLLPAMGIVAEVMTTFSRKKLFAYKTVLFTTIATGVLSFFVWAHHQFIAGIDPRMANIFTVTTVLISIPIAEMLFVYIATLYGGSIRFTTAMLFALAFLATFLIGGVTGIFLGASGADIYFHDTYFVIAHFHYTFVPIAVIAVFAGIYYWFPKMFGRFMNETLGKIHFWGTFLPFNTIFLPLFFTGAAGDHRRIFTYANFPQLATPGLQDLRIIATVSVVILICFQFLFFWNFFYSMFRGAKAGKNPWNANTLEWVAPSPPPHGNFDVFPEVYRGPYEFSVPGRAQDFWPQNEKA
- a CDS encoding cytochrome c oxidase subunit II, producing MLDFMSLLRESASTFARDIDHLIAWVAILGGFWWLIAEGVLVWLIVKFRHKEGVRAQYITGEKKEEMKWIHWPHNLILLCDVAIIIMAINVWYNVKQKLPPADDTIRVIGQQWSWRFVHSGKDGILGTPDDVETVEDLHVQVGKTYHFKLETTDVLHNFSVPVFRLKQDSIPGRVITGWFKPTMTGTFDIQCAEMCGIGHGIMMGRIHVQTPEEYDQWLSTQQKVAQSH
- a CDS encoding c-type cytochrome; translation: MSQDEGRGERAYKLCTYCHGEQGEGRQDLASPSIAGLPEWYLKAQLTKFSEGARGLHPQDLGGMKMRPMARTLFANQNDIDAVSKYVAGLPRPQLQPTVKGRPIKGQATFQVCVSCHGENAQGNQALNAPPLAGASDWYLVTQLKNFKAGIRGGDPVKDPTGASMRPMATALSPKAMADVVSYINLLHQKQQQQPKQ